A single Denticeps clupeoides chromosome 7, fDenClu1.1, whole genome shotgun sequence DNA region contains:
- the smarca4a gene encoding transcription activator BRG1 isoform X1 — protein MSTPDPPMGGTPRPGPSPGPGPSPGAMLGPSPGPSPGSAHSMMGPSPGPPSSGHPMPPQGPSGYPQENMHQMHKPMEAMHDKPMPDDPRYSQMKGMGMRQGGHSGMGPPPSPMDQHSQGYPSPLGGSEHAPSPVPANGPPSGPMMPSGPGGVPMEGSDPQAMAQQQNRGGVASSGPAGSSGQPGGGAGGQTPFNQNQLHQLRAQIMAYKMLARGQPLPDHLQMAVQGKRPMPGMQPQGMPNMPPSSGPGAVPGPAAGPGATPSNYNRPHGMVGPNMPPPGPSGAPPGMQGQPANGPPKSWPEGPMVNAAAPSSAPQKLVPPQPTGRPSPAPPSVPPAASPVMPPQTQSPGQPAQPPPMMLHQKQNRVTPIQKPRGLDPVEILQEREYRLQARIAHRIQELENLPGSLAGDLRTKANIELKALRLLNFQRQLRQEVVVCMRRDTALETALNAKAYKRSKRQSLREARITEKLEKQQKIEQERKRRQKHQEYLNSILQHAKDFKEYHRSITGKMQKLTKAVATYHANTEREQKKENERIEKERMRRLMAEDEEGYRKLIDQKKDKRLAYLLQQTDEYVANLTELVRQHKAVQALKEKKKKKKKKKKKAENAEGQTPALGPDGEPLDETSQMSDLPVKVIHVDSGKILTGGDAPKAGQLEAWLEMNPGYEVAPRSDSEDSGSDNEEDEDEQPQTSQSATDEMKKIPDPDSEDVSEVDARHIIEHAKQDVDDEYGAAAFERGLQSYYAVAHAVTEKVDKQSTLLINGQLKQYQIKGLEWLVSLYNNNLNGILADEMGLGKTIQTIALITYLMEYKRLNGPFLIIVPLSTLSNWVYEFDKWAPSVVTVSYKGSPAARRAFVPMLRSGKFNVLLTTYEYIIKDKQILAKLRWKYMIVDEGHRMKNHHCKLTQVLNTHYLAPRRVLLTGTPLQNKLPELWALLNFLLPTIFKSCSTFEQWFNAPFAMTGEKVDLNEEETILIIRRLHKVLRPFLLRRLKKEVEAQLPEKVEYVIKCDMSALQRVLYRHMQAKGVLLTDGSEKDKKGKGGTKTLMNTIMQLRKICNHPYMFQQIEESFSEHLGFTGGIVQGPDLYRASGKFELLDRILPKLRATNHKVLLFCQMTSLMTIMEDYFAYRNFKYLRLDGTTKAEDRGMLLKNFNDPASQYFVFLLSTRAGGLGLNLQSADTVIIFDSDWNPHQDLQAQDRAHRIGQQNEVRVLRLCTVNSVEEKILAAAKYKLNVDQKVIQAGMFDQKSSGHERRAFLQAILEHEEQDEEEDEVPDDETVNQMIARSEEEFDHFMRMDLDRRREEARNPKRRPRLMEEDELPSWILKDDAEVERLTCEEEEEKMFGRGSRQRKEVDYSDSLTEKQWLKAIEEGTLEEIEEEVRHKKTTRKRKRDRDLDLPGPATPSSSGGRSRDKDDDGKKQKKRGRPPAEKLSPNPLSLTKKMKKMVDAVIKYKDGNGRQLSEVFIQLPSRKELPEYYELIRKPVDFRKIKERIRSHKYRSLNDLEKDVMLLCQNAQTFNLEGSLIYEDSIVLQSVFTSVRQKIEKEEDTEGEESEEEEEEVDEGSESESRSVKVKIKLGRKEKGEGRGKGRRRISRGSRAKPVVSDDDSEEEQEEERSASGSEED, from the exons ATGTCCACTCCTGATCCCCCCATGGGAGGGACTCCCCGACCGGGGCCCTCTCCTGGTCCCGGGCCCTCGCCTGGCGCCATGCTGGGACCCAGCCCTGGTCCCTCTCCCGGCTCAGCTCACAGCATGATGGGCCCCAGTCCCGGGCCGCCCTCCTCAGGTCACCCCATGCCTCCACAGGGTCCTTCCGGCTATCCTCAGGAAAACATGCACCAGATGCATAAA CCGATGGAAGCCATGCATGACAAGCCCATGCCAGATGATCCTCGGTACAGCCAGATGAAAGGGATGGGAATGAGACAGGGGGGACACAGTGGAATGGGACCCCCTCCAAGTCCTATGGACCAGCATTCTCAAG GTTACCCCTCTCCACTGGGAGGTTCTGAGCACGCTCCTAGCCCGGTTCCAGCAAATGGTCCTCCTTCTGGCCCCATGATGCCCTCGGGTCCAGGTGGGGTGCCCATGGAGGGTAGCGACCCCCAGGCCATGGCTCAGCAGCAGAACCGGGGCGGGGTGGCGAGCTCCGGGCCTGCCGGAAGCAGCGGGCAGCCGGGAGGCGGAGCTGGGGGGCAGACGCCGTTCAACCAGAACCAGCTTCACCAGCTCCGGGCGCAGATCATGGCGTACAAGATGCTCGCCCGCGGGCAACCCCTGCCCGACCACCTGCAGATGGCAGTTCAGGGAAAGAGGCCAATGCCAGGCATGCAGCCGCAGGGAATGCCCAACATGCCGCCCTCCTCCGGGCCGGGCGCTGTCCCCGGACCTGCTGCTGGCCCTGGAGCCACGCCCTCCAACTACAACAGACCCCACG GAATGGTAGGACCCAACATGCCTCCTCCAGGACCCTCAGGGGCTCCCCCCGGCATGCAGGGCCAGCCGGCCAATGGGCCCCCGAAATCCTGGCCTGAAG GACCAATGGTAAACGCTGCTGCTCCGTCCAGCGCCCCCCAAAAGCTCGTCCCCCCACAGCCCACCGGCCGGCCGTCCCCCGCACCCCCCTCGGTTCCCCCCGCCGCCTCGCCAGTCATGCCCCCGCAGACGCAGTCGCCAGGGCAACCGGCCCAGCCGCCTCCCATGATGCTccaccagaagcagaaccgCGTCACGCCCATCCAGAAGCCACGCGGGCTCGACCCGGTGGAGATCCTGCAGGAGAGGGAGTACAG ACTGCAGGCCCGCATCGCCCACCGCATTCAGGAGCTGGAGAACCTCCCTGGATCCCTGGCCGGGGATTTGAGGACCAAAGCCAACATTGAGCTTAAAGCCCTGCGGCTGCTGAACTTCCAGAGACAG ctgcGGCAGGAGGTGGTGGTGTGCATGCGGCGGGACACGGCCCTGGAGACGGCACTGAACGCCAAAGCCTACAAGCGCAGCAAGCGGCAGTCGCTGCGCGAGGCTCGCATCACCgagaagctggagaagcagCAGAAGATCGAGCAGGAGCGCAAGCGCAGGCAGAAACACCAG GAATACCTTAACAGCATCCTCCAACATGCTAAGGACTTCAAGGAGTACCATCGCTCCATCACAGGAAAGATGCAGAAGCTGACCAAAGCTGTGGCCACCTACCACGCCAACACCGAGCGCGAGCAGAAGAAGGAGAACGAGCGCATCGAGaaggagagaatgaggaggcTGATG GCCGAGGACGAGGAAGGCTACAGGAAGCTGATCGACCAGAAGAAAGACAAGCGCCTGGCCTACCTGCTGCAGCAGACCGACGAGTACGTGGCCAACCTCACCGAGCTGGTGCGGCAGCACAAGGCCGTGCAGGcgctgaaggagaagaagaagaagaagaagaagaagaagaag aaggCAGAGAACGCGGAGGGACAGACCCCGGCCCTGGGACCTGATGGCGAG CCGTTGGATGAGACCAGTCAGATGAGCGACCTGCCGGTGAAGGTCATCCACGTGGACAGTGGCAAGATCCTGACTGGGGGGGACGCCCCGAAAGCTGGCCAGCTGGAAGCCTGGCTGGAGATGAACCCGGG GTATGAAGTGGCGCCGCGGTCCGACAGCGAGGACAGCGGTTCAGACAACGAGGAG gacgaggacgagcaGCCGCAGACGTCCCAGTCCGCCACGGACGAGATGAAGAAGATCCCCGACCCGGACAGCGAGGACGTGTCTGAGGTGGACGCACGCCACATCATCGA ACACGCCAAGCAGGATGTGGATGACGAGTACGGAGCTGCCGCGTTCGAAAGAGGCCTGCAGTCCTACTACGCCGTGGCCCACGCCGTCACCGAGAAGGTGGACAAGCAGTCCACTCTGCTGATCAACGGGCAGCTCAAACAGTACCAG ATTAAGGGCCTGGAGTGGCTGGTGTCGCTCTACAACAACAACTTGAACGGTATCTTGGCGGATGAAATGGGTCTGGGCAAAACCATCCAGACCATTGCCCTCATCACCTACCTCATGGAGTACAAGCGCCTGAATGGCCCCTTCCTCATCATTGTGCCCCTCTC GACCCTGTCCAACTGGGTGTATGAGTTTGACAAGTGGGCTCCGTCTGTGGTCACCGTCTCCTACAAG GGCTCCCCAGCCGCTCGGCGTGCCTTCGTTCCAATGCTGCGCAGCGGGAAGTTCAACGTCCTGCTCACCACGTACGAATACATCATCAAAGACAAGCAAATTCTGGCCAAG CTCCGTTGGAAGTACATGATTGTGGACGAGGGCCATCGTATGAAGAACCATCACTGCAAGCTGACGCAGGTGCTGAACACCCACTACCTGGCGCCCCGGCGGGTGCTGCTGACGGGGACGCCGCTGCAGAACAAGCTGCCCGAGCTTTGGGCCCTTCTCAACTTCCTGCTGCCCACCATCTTCAAGAGCTGCAGCACGTTTGAGCAGTGGTTCAACGCCCCATTCGCCATGACTGGAGAGAAG GTGGACCTGAACGAAGAAGAGACCATTCTGATCATTCGTCGTCTACACAAAGTGCTCCGCCCCTTCCTTCTCCGTCGGCTGAAGAAGGAAGTCGAGGCGCAGCTCCCAGAGAAG GTGGAGTACGTGATCAAGTGCGACATGTCGGCGCTGCAGCGTGTGCTGTACCGACACATGCAGGCGAAGGGGGTGCTGCTCACCGACGGCTCCGAGAAGGACAAGAAG GGTAAAGGCGGAACGAAGACCTTGATGAACACCATCATGCAGCTGAGGAAGATCTGCAACCACCCCTACATGTTCCAGCAGATCGAG GAGTCCTTCTCAGAGCATTTGGGTTTCACTGGAGGCATCGTTCAGGG GCCGGACTTGTACCGGGCCTCCGGCAAGTTCGAGCTGCTCGACCGCATCCTCCCCAAACTGCGCGCCACCAACCACAAGGTGCTGCTCTTCTGCCAGATGACGTCCCTCATGACCATCATGGAGGACTACTTCGCCTACCGCAACTTCAAGTACCTTCGTCTGGATG gAACCACTAAGGCAGAGGACCGTGGGATGCTGCTAAAGAACTTCAATGACCCTGCATCACAGTACTTCGTGTTCCTGCTGAGCACCAGGGCTGGTGGGCTGGGGCTCAACCTGCAGTCTGCAGACACTGTGATCATTTTCGACAGTGACTGGAACCCCCACCAG GATCTCCAGGCCCAGGACCGCGCCCACCGCATTGGTCAGCAGAACGAGGTCCGTGTCCTTCGCCTCTGCACTGTGAATAGTGTGGAGGAGAAGATCCTGGCCGCTGCCAAGTACAAGCTCAACGTGGACCAGAAGGTCATCCAGGCCGGCATGTTCGATCAGAAGTCCTCTGGCCATGAACGTCGGGCGTTCCTGCAGGCCATCCTGGAGCACGAGGAGCAGGACGAG GAAGAAGATGAGGTGCCCGATGATGAGACTGTGAATCAGATGATTGCCAGGAGTGAAGAAGAGTTCGACCACTTCATG CGCATGGACTTGGACCGACGCCGCGAAGAGGCGCGGAACCCCAAACGCCGCCCGCGGCTGATGGAGGAGGACGAGCTTCCCTCGTGGATCCTGAAGGACGATGCCGAGGTGGAGCGTCTGACctgcgaggaagaggaggagaagatgtTCGGACGTGGCTCCCGCCAGAGGAAGGAGGTGGACTACAGCGACTCGCTCACGGAGAAGCAGTGGCTCAAG GCGATCGAGGAGGGCACGTTGGAGGAGATCGAGGAGGAGGTCCGCCACAAGAAGACAACCCGCAAACGCAAGCGCGACAGAGACCTTGATCTGCCGGGCCCGGCCACGCCCAGTTCCAGTGGCGGCCGCAGCCGAGACAAGGACGACGATGGCAAGAAGCAGAAGAAGCGGGGGCGTCCGCCTGCCGAGAAGCTGTCGCCAAACCCCCTGTCCCTCAccaagaagatgaagaagatggtGGACGCGGTCATCAAGTACAAGGACGG GAACGGCAGGCAGCTGAGTGAAGTTTTCATCCAGCTGCCCTCCAGGAAGGAGCTGCCCGAGTACTACGAGCTCATCCGCAAACCCGTGGACTTCAGGAAGATCAAG GAGAGAATCCGGAGCCACAAGTACAGAAGCCTGAACGACTTGGAGAAGGATGTGATGCTGCTCTGTCAGAATGCCCAGACCTTCAACCTAGAGGGATCTCTG ATTTATGAGGACTCCATCGTGCTGCAGTCAGTCTTCACCAGTGTCCGGCAGAAGATCGAGAAGGAAGAGGACACCGAAGgggaggagagcgaggaggaggaggaggaggtggatgaGGGCTCCGAGTCTGAAT CTCGCTCAGTGAAGGTAAAGATTAAGCTGGGCCGCAAAGAGAAGGGGGAGGGGCGCGGGAAGGGCCGGCGCCGCATTAGCCGTGGGTCCCGTGCCAAACCGGTGGTGAGCGATGACGACAgcgaggaggagcaggaagag GAGCGTTCGGCCAGTGGCAGCGAGGAAGACTGA
- the smarca4a gene encoding transcription activator BRG1 isoform X2: MSTPDPPMGGTPRPGPSPGPGPSPGAMLGPSPGPSPGSAHSMMGPSPGPPSSGHPMPPQGPSGYPQENMHQMHKPMEAMHDKPMPDDPRYSQMKGMGMRQGGHSGMGPPPSPMDQHSQGYPSPLGGSEHAPSPVPANGPPSGPMMPSGPGGVPMEGSDPQAMAQQQNRGGVASSGPAGSSGQPGGGAGGQTPFNQNQLHQLRAQIMAYKMLARGQPLPDHLQMAVQGKRPMPGMQPQGMPNMPPSSGPGAVPGPAAGPGATPSNYNRPHGMVGPNMPPPGPSGAPPGMQGQPANGPPKSWPEGPMVNAAAPSSAPQKLVPPQPTGRPSPAPPSVPPAASPVMPPQTQSPGQPAQPPPMMLHQKQNRVTPIQKPRGLDPVEILQEREYRLQARIAHRIQELENLPGSLAGDLRTKANIELKALRLLNFQRQLRQEVVVCMRRDTALETALNAKAYKRSKRQSLREARITEKLEKQQKIEQERKRRQKHQEYLNSILQHAKDFKEYHRSITGKMQKLTKAVATYHANTEREQKKENERIEKERMRRLMAEDEEGYRKLIDQKKDKRLAYLLQQTDEYVANLTELVRQHKAVQALKEKKKKKKKKKKAENAEGQTPALGPDGEPLDETSQMSDLPVKVIHVDSGKILTGGDAPKAGQLEAWLEMNPGYEVAPRSDSEDSGSDNEEDEDEQPQTSQSATDEMKKIPDPDSEDVSEVDARHIIEHAKQDVDDEYGAAAFERGLQSYYAVAHAVTEKVDKQSTLLINGQLKQYQIKGLEWLVSLYNNNLNGILADEMGLGKTIQTIALITYLMEYKRLNGPFLIIVPLSTLSNWVYEFDKWAPSVVTVSYKGSPAARRAFVPMLRSGKFNVLLTTYEYIIKDKQILAKLRWKYMIVDEGHRMKNHHCKLTQVLNTHYLAPRRVLLTGTPLQNKLPELWALLNFLLPTIFKSCSTFEQWFNAPFAMTGEKVDLNEEETILIIRRLHKVLRPFLLRRLKKEVEAQLPEKVEYVIKCDMSALQRVLYRHMQAKGVLLTDGSEKDKKGKGGTKTLMNTIMQLRKICNHPYMFQQIEESFSEHLGFTGGIVQGPDLYRASGKFELLDRILPKLRATNHKVLLFCQMTSLMTIMEDYFAYRNFKYLRLDGTTKAEDRGMLLKNFNDPASQYFVFLLSTRAGGLGLNLQSADTVIIFDSDWNPHQDLQAQDRAHRIGQQNEVRVLRLCTVNSVEEKILAAAKYKLNVDQKVIQAGMFDQKSSGHERRAFLQAILEHEEQDEEEDEVPDDETVNQMIARSEEEFDHFMRMDLDRRREEARNPKRRPRLMEEDELPSWILKDDAEVERLTCEEEEEKMFGRGSRQRKEVDYSDSLTEKQWLKAIEEGTLEEIEEEVRHKKTTRKRKRDRDLDLPGPATPSSSGGRSRDKDDDGKKQKKRGRPPAEKLSPNPLSLTKKMKKMVDAVIKYKDGNGRQLSEVFIQLPSRKELPEYYELIRKPVDFRKIKERIRSHKYRSLNDLEKDVMLLCQNAQTFNLEGSLIYEDSIVLQSVFTSVRQKIEKEEDTEGEESEEEEEEVDEGSESESRSVKVKIKLGRKEKGEGRGKGRRRISRGSRAKPVVSDDDSEEEQEEERSASGSEED; the protein is encoded by the exons ATGTCCACTCCTGATCCCCCCATGGGAGGGACTCCCCGACCGGGGCCCTCTCCTGGTCCCGGGCCCTCGCCTGGCGCCATGCTGGGACCCAGCCCTGGTCCCTCTCCCGGCTCAGCTCACAGCATGATGGGCCCCAGTCCCGGGCCGCCCTCCTCAGGTCACCCCATGCCTCCACAGGGTCCTTCCGGCTATCCTCAGGAAAACATGCACCAGATGCATAAA CCGATGGAAGCCATGCATGACAAGCCCATGCCAGATGATCCTCGGTACAGCCAGATGAAAGGGATGGGAATGAGACAGGGGGGACACAGTGGAATGGGACCCCCTCCAAGTCCTATGGACCAGCATTCTCAAG GTTACCCCTCTCCACTGGGAGGTTCTGAGCACGCTCCTAGCCCGGTTCCAGCAAATGGTCCTCCTTCTGGCCCCATGATGCCCTCGGGTCCAGGTGGGGTGCCCATGGAGGGTAGCGACCCCCAGGCCATGGCTCAGCAGCAGAACCGGGGCGGGGTGGCGAGCTCCGGGCCTGCCGGAAGCAGCGGGCAGCCGGGAGGCGGAGCTGGGGGGCAGACGCCGTTCAACCAGAACCAGCTTCACCAGCTCCGGGCGCAGATCATGGCGTACAAGATGCTCGCCCGCGGGCAACCCCTGCCCGACCACCTGCAGATGGCAGTTCAGGGAAAGAGGCCAATGCCAGGCATGCAGCCGCAGGGAATGCCCAACATGCCGCCCTCCTCCGGGCCGGGCGCTGTCCCCGGACCTGCTGCTGGCCCTGGAGCCACGCCCTCCAACTACAACAGACCCCACG GAATGGTAGGACCCAACATGCCTCCTCCAGGACCCTCAGGGGCTCCCCCCGGCATGCAGGGCCAGCCGGCCAATGGGCCCCCGAAATCCTGGCCTGAAG GACCAATGGTAAACGCTGCTGCTCCGTCCAGCGCCCCCCAAAAGCTCGTCCCCCCACAGCCCACCGGCCGGCCGTCCCCCGCACCCCCCTCGGTTCCCCCCGCCGCCTCGCCAGTCATGCCCCCGCAGACGCAGTCGCCAGGGCAACCGGCCCAGCCGCCTCCCATGATGCTccaccagaagcagaaccgCGTCACGCCCATCCAGAAGCCACGCGGGCTCGACCCGGTGGAGATCCTGCAGGAGAGGGAGTACAG ACTGCAGGCCCGCATCGCCCACCGCATTCAGGAGCTGGAGAACCTCCCTGGATCCCTGGCCGGGGATTTGAGGACCAAAGCCAACATTGAGCTTAAAGCCCTGCGGCTGCTGAACTTCCAGAGACAG ctgcGGCAGGAGGTGGTGGTGTGCATGCGGCGGGACACGGCCCTGGAGACGGCACTGAACGCCAAAGCCTACAAGCGCAGCAAGCGGCAGTCGCTGCGCGAGGCTCGCATCACCgagaagctggagaagcagCAGAAGATCGAGCAGGAGCGCAAGCGCAGGCAGAAACACCAG GAATACCTTAACAGCATCCTCCAACATGCTAAGGACTTCAAGGAGTACCATCGCTCCATCACAGGAAAGATGCAGAAGCTGACCAAAGCTGTGGCCACCTACCACGCCAACACCGAGCGCGAGCAGAAGAAGGAGAACGAGCGCATCGAGaaggagagaatgaggaggcTGATG GCCGAGGACGAGGAAGGCTACAGGAAGCTGATCGACCAGAAGAAAGACAAGCGCCTGGCCTACCTGCTGCAGCAGACCGACGAGTACGTGGCCAACCTCACCGAGCTGGTGCGGCAGCACAAGGCCGTGCAGGcgctgaaggagaagaagaagaagaagaagaagaagaagaag gCAGAGAACGCGGAGGGACAGACCCCGGCCCTGGGACCTGATGGCGAG CCGTTGGATGAGACCAGTCAGATGAGCGACCTGCCGGTGAAGGTCATCCACGTGGACAGTGGCAAGATCCTGACTGGGGGGGACGCCCCGAAAGCTGGCCAGCTGGAAGCCTGGCTGGAGATGAACCCGGG GTATGAAGTGGCGCCGCGGTCCGACAGCGAGGACAGCGGTTCAGACAACGAGGAG gacgaggacgagcaGCCGCAGACGTCCCAGTCCGCCACGGACGAGATGAAGAAGATCCCCGACCCGGACAGCGAGGACGTGTCTGAGGTGGACGCACGCCACATCATCGA ACACGCCAAGCAGGATGTGGATGACGAGTACGGAGCTGCCGCGTTCGAAAGAGGCCTGCAGTCCTACTACGCCGTGGCCCACGCCGTCACCGAGAAGGTGGACAAGCAGTCCACTCTGCTGATCAACGGGCAGCTCAAACAGTACCAG ATTAAGGGCCTGGAGTGGCTGGTGTCGCTCTACAACAACAACTTGAACGGTATCTTGGCGGATGAAATGGGTCTGGGCAAAACCATCCAGACCATTGCCCTCATCACCTACCTCATGGAGTACAAGCGCCTGAATGGCCCCTTCCTCATCATTGTGCCCCTCTC GACCCTGTCCAACTGGGTGTATGAGTTTGACAAGTGGGCTCCGTCTGTGGTCACCGTCTCCTACAAG GGCTCCCCAGCCGCTCGGCGTGCCTTCGTTCCAATGCTGCGCAGCGGGAAGTTCAACGTCCTGCTCACCACGTACGAATACATCATCAAAGACAAGCAAATTCTGGCCAAG CTCCGTTGGAAGTACATGATTGTGGACGAGGGCCATCGTATGAAGAACCATCACTGCAAGCTGACGCAGGTGCTGAACACCCACTACCTGGCGCCCCGGCGGGTGCTGCTGACGGGGACGCCGCTGCAGAACAAGCTGCCCGAGCTTTGGGCCCTTCTCAACTTCCTGCTGCCCACCATCTTCAAGAGCTGCAGCACGTTTGAGCAGTGGTTCAACGCCCCATTCGCCATGACTGGAGAGAAG GTGGACCTGAACGAAGAAGAGACCATTCTGATCATTCGTCGTCTACACAAAGTGCTCCGCCCCTTCCTTCTCCGTCGGCTGAAGAAGGAAGTCGAGGCGCAGCTCCCAGAGAAG GTGGAGTACGTGATCAAGTGCGACATGTCGGCGCTGCAGCGTGTGCTGTACCGACACATGCAGGCGAAGGGGGTGCTGCTCACCGACGGCTCCGAGAAGGACAAGAAG GGTAAAGGCGGAACGAAGACCTTGATGAACACCATCATGCAGCTGAGGAAGATCTGCAACCACCCCTACATGTTCCAGCAGATCGAG GAGTCCTTCTCAGAGCATTTGGGTTTCACTGGAGGCATCGTTCAGGG GCCGGACTTGTACCGGGCCTCCGGCAAGTTCGAGCTGCTCGACCGCATCCTCCCCAAACTGCGCGCCACCAACCACAAGGTGCTGCTCTTCTGCCAGATGACGTCCCTCATGACCATCATGGAGGACTACTTCGCCTACCGCAACTTCAAGTACCTTCGTCTGGATG gAACCACTAAGGCAGAGGACCGTGGGATGCTGCTAAAGAACTTCAATGACCCTGCATCACAGTACTTCGTGTTCCTGCTGAGCACCAGGGCTGGTGGGCTGGGGCTCAACCTGCAGTCTGCAGACACTGTGATCATTTTCGACAGTGACTGGAACCCCCACCAG GATCTCCAGGCCCAGGACCGCGCCCACCGCATTGGTCAGCAGAACGAGGTCCGTGTCCTTCGCCTCTGCACTGTGAATAGTGTGGAGGAGAAGATCCTGGCCGCTGCCAAGTACAAGCTCAACGTGGACCAGAAGGTCATCCAGGCCGGCATGTTCGATCAGAAGTCCTCTGGCCATGAACGTCGGGCGTTCCTGCAGGCCATCCTGGAGCACGAGGAGCAGGACGAG GAAGAAGATGAGGTGCCCGATGATGAGACTGTGAATCAGATGATTGCCAGGAGTGAAGAAGAGTTCGACCACTTCATG CGCATGGACTTGGACCGACGCCGCGAAGAGGCGCGGAACCCCAAACGCCGCCCGCGGCTGATGGAGGAGGACGAGCTTCCCTCGTGGATCCTGAAGGACGATGCCGAGGTGGAGCGTCTGACctgcgaggaagaggaggagaagatgtTCGGACGTGGCTCCCGCCAGAGGAAGGAGGTGGACTACAGCGACTCGCTCACGGAGAAGCAGTGGCTCAAG GCGATCGAGGAGGGCACGTTGGAGGAGATCGAGGAGGAGGTCCGCCACAAGAAGACAACCCGCAAACGCAAGCGCGACAGAGACCTTGATCTGCCGGGCCCGGCCACGCCCAGTTCCAGTGGCGGCCGCAGCCGAGACAAGGACGACGATGGCAAGAAGCAGAAGAAGCGGGGGCGTCCGCCTGCCGAGAAGCTGTCGCCAAACCCCCTGTCCCTCAccaagaagatgaagaagatggtGGACGCGGTCATCAAGTACAAGGACGG GAACGGCAGGCAGCTGAGTGAAGTTTTCATCCAGCTGCCCTCCAGGAAGGAGCTGCCCGAGTACTACGAGCTCATCCGCAAACCCGTGGACTTCAGGAAGATCAAG GAGAGAATCCGGAGCCACAAGTACAGAAGCCTGAACGACTTGGAGAAGGATGTGATGCTGCTCTGTCAGAATGCCCAGACCTTCAACCTAGAGGGATCTCTG ATTTATGAGGACTCCATCGTGCTGCAGTCAGTCTTCACCAGTGTCCGGCAGAAGATCGAGAAGGAAGAGGACACCGAAGgggaggagagcgaggaggaggaggaggaggtggatgaGGGCTCCGAGTCTGAAT CTCGCTCAGTGAAGGTAAAGATTAAGCTGGGCCGCAAAGAGAAGGGGGAGGGGCGCGGGAAGGGCCGGCGCCGCATTAGCCGTGGGTCCCGTGCCAAACCGGTGGTGAGCGATGACGACAgcgaggaggagcaggaagag GAGCGTTCGGCCAGTGGCAGCGAGGAAGACTGA